Sequence from the Bacillus sp. es.036 genome:
CATCCAACCATCCCAACAAACAAATCGAGCTCTCTCCTAGGATCCCGATACTTCCGATTGATTTCGATCTGAACGGCTTCCATTTTTAATGCATTGGAAGAATGATAAGTAATTGTCCCAGGATGTGAGGCAGTAAAACGTTTGTTTACAGTTGCTTCTATGTTAGCTTTGGGGAAATGATCAATCATAACATCACGTTTCTGTTTGGAAAGTGTTTTTCCATTACTCGTACCTAAATCGACACCAAAAGTTCTATTTGCTGCAGCACCATGTACATCAATAACCAAATCAACTTTATGATTTAAGCAGTGTTCTCCAAGAACTTCTTTGTAATGGCCACCTAATATGTAATTTGGATCTTCACCTAATTTAGTATTTAGTATGACATGACATCCAGTTATTTCATGGAGTATTAAAGCTAATGCACCTGTGTAAACATCTGCTTCCTTCTCTTTGCCATTTCTAATCTGTTTAGTTGTATGTGGGGCTGAGATCATCACAGGGATCACCCCCTGCTTAACCTTTACTGACTGATCAGAGCGCACGTCTCCTCGATAGCTATTTTGAGAAAACTGATCCTCTATTTCTAAGATCTTTTTCAAATCTAGTTTCATCACACTCACCCCTCTTGACCCATTATAGTAAAGAAGCCAGGAACCATATAGTCCCTGACTTTGTATATATATTTATTCAATTATTCTTCTTGCCTCTTTATACTTTGGTGCCCAATAATTACTCTCATCTAAATTGGAAATATAAACACCGTACGTTTCGGTCACATGAATAAATTCGTTATTCCCTACATAGATTCCCGGATGAATGTAATTCCCTTCAAAGAAAACAAGGTCACCAGGCTGAAGACTCTCCTTATCGACATGAGTACCAATGTCGATCTGTTGAGATCCGTAGTTTGGAAGAACAATGTTGTTCTGAGCATAAACATATTGAACATATCCAGAAGCGTTGAAACCTTCTGGCGTTGATCCACCACTCAGATAAGGTACACCAAGATAACGCTTAGCTTCCGTCACAATATTATTTGTTGTTGTCTCATTTTCTAGGTTATATCTCTTAGAACCTGTGTATTTAGGAGAATAATAGGAATTATGATCTAAGTACCCTACAGAAACCTCCCCTGCCTGTCCATTCGCATGGATGATTTGGCCGTTTCCAACGTAAATTCCGTTGTGGGATATACCTGGTTGATAAGTGTCACTAAAGAACACAACATCTCCTGGTTGCAATTCTGCTTTCTCGACTGGCTCTCCAACTTCCCATTGGTCAGTACTGGTTCGAGGCAAATAAACATCGTACACTTCATTTAAGACATGCTGAACGAAACTCGAACAATCAAAGAAATCTGGCATCCTCTCAGTTCCCAACTCATATGGAACTCCTATGTAACTAGCTGCAACTGACACTATTGGAATGTCTAGTTGTAACTTTAGTTCGTCATATCGTTTCGCATAAGCAAACTTTGATGAATAGTAATTACTTTTTTTCAGGTAATCAATCGTGACGCCATCCGATGTTGTGACATGAGCAAATTGATCTTGACCAAGGTAAATACCATTGTGAGAAATCCCCTCTTTATAGGTGTTTTCAAAGAAAACAACATCTCCAGGTTTAAGATTTTCAAGTAAAATTGTCTCACCAACAGCTGATTGGTCTTCGGTGTAACGAGGGATATAAATATCAGCTGCCTTTTCAAAAACATATTGAATGTATCCTGAACTATTAAAACCTTCAGGGCCTTCTCCACCAGACTCATACGGAGAACCAATAAGATTCATTGCTTCTTTCGTAATCGGATTCTCGGCTACAATTTCCAACCCGTTAAAGCGACGTGCACCTGTATACTTTGAACTGTAATAATTGCTTTTATTAAGGTAATCGATGACAACTCCATCAGAAGTTGTTACATGAATAAATTGATCGTTTCCTAAATAGATGCCATTATGCGAGATACCTTCTTTGTAAGTATTACTAAAGAAGACCACGTCTCCCGGTTGAAGGTCTTCAGAAACCTCTTCCCCTGTTTTCCATTGATCAGCTGTAGTACGGGGAATTGCTGTTTCTAACACAGTTTGAAAAACGTACTGAATATAACCGGAACTATCATATCCATCAATCGATTCCCCACCACTCTTATACGGAGCACCGAGATGTGATAGTGCTTCAGTAGTGACATCATTGACAGCTTGGATCTGCATATCACTATATCTTCTTGCTCCCGTATACCTGGAGCTATAGTAAGCGTTTTTATCTAGATAATCAACCTTCACTCCAGCTGATGTTGTCACGTGAGCGAATTGATCTTGACCTAAGTAAATACCATTATGAGAAAGTCCTTCTTTATACGTATTGCTGAAAAAGACGACATCTCCCGGTTTAAGATCTTCTTTAGAAATGTCATCACCTAGTTTCCATTGATCATCTCTTGAAGTCGGTAAAACGATACCTTTACTTTCATTAAAGAGATACTTTATGAATCCATAGCTACTAAAGCCTTCTGGTGAATCCCCACCGCTTAAATAAGGAGATCCTATTAACGAAATGGCCAATTCACCGACAGGATCAGAAACCTCTAGCTGAAGATTATCATACCGTTTTGCCCCGGTATATTTTGAACGATAGTAATTGTTCTTATCTATATAGTCAATGGTTACGCCCGAAGACGTAGTCACATGAACAAATTGATCCTTCCCTATATAAATACCAGGCTTATACGTATCGCTAAAAAAGACGACATCTCCTGGCTGAAGGTTTTCTTTTTCAACTTTTTCTCCGACTAGCCATTGATCTTCTCTTTTACGAGGAACCAATGTATCACTTCCATTTTGAAAAACATATTCAATAAATCCTGAACTATCAAATCCTGACGGTGATTCACCCCCACTTTTATAAGGAGATCCTACAAGGTTAATCGCTTCGATAGCTGCAACATCGTCAGTGTCTGGCTTTAATGAACCATAACGTCGCGCGCCGGTATATCGCTCATTGTAGTAAGAGTTTTGATCCAAATAATCGATTGTCACTCCCTCTGATGTGGTTACGTGCGCAAACTGATGATTTCCCAGATAAACTCCATTGTGCGATAAACCAGACTTGTACGTATTACTAAAGAAAATAATATCGCCAGGTTGAAGGTTTTCTCTTAAAACCTTTTCTCCTGCCTTCCATTGGTTATCTCTTGTCGATGGAATATAAATGTCTTCTGCTTTTTGAAATACATATTCAATAAATCCGTAACTACTAAATCCTGATGATGTATCTCCACCGCTCTTATAAGGAGTACCGAGTAATTCGATTGCTTCTTTAGCAATAGGAGATTCGGTTAAATCAATCGCTAAGTTATCATACCTTTTCGCTCCAGTATATTTTGACTCCCAATATTCACTGTCGTCGAATGAATCAATTGCTACACCTTTTGAAGTTGTCACGTGAATGAATTGATTATCCCCGAGATAAATACCGTTATGCGAAATGCCTTCTTTGTACGTGTTACTAAAAAAAACAACATCACCGGGCTGTAAGGCACTTCTTTCAACTTCTTGCCCAATATCCCACTGTTCAGATAAGTAACGCGGGACATAAATATCTGTACTGTTACGATAAACATAATAAACAAATCCAGAACCGTTGAAACCTTCTGGTGAATCGCCACCAGAGAAAAAAGGAGTACCTAGATGACTTTCAGCTTCACTGATAATTTTCTGAGAAACGTTATCCTCAGCTGAGACCTCAGATTGATAAACAAGTAAGAATGTAAAAAAGACAATAACCAGCCATTTTAAAGAAAATTTTTCCTCTATATGCAATATTATCCCCCCCTGTACATTCTAAAGATTACTGTGAATCTTGTCGAAAATCAACGAGATATTTGTCAGAAAATAAAAAGAAGTAAAAAGGCACGGTTCTTGTATACAAGAACCGTGCCTTTAGACCTATTAGTTTGTAACTTTAAATGTTGACTTCGCTGTATCCAAATCTGACGGAGTCTGTTCAGCTTGCTGCTCAATGATTAACTGCTGTTCTTCAATGGAGGTTCTTTCCAAATCAGTTAACGTATCAACCTCTTTAAATGTCACCATAAATGTGAAAATTAATGTTAATAGAATAAAAGGACTTACTTCGCGTAGAGCTGTTTTCATGAATAATCTCTCCCTGATAATAAAGTTTTGTTTTATTTTTGTAGCATTTTCATTATTTTTCAACTTGCCATGCTCCCAATCTTCGCTGGTCTGCGCCACCATAGAGCATATTTTCCTCATAATTGACAATTAGACTTTGTACACCGCCGTAATACTGACCTGCATCATAGTACTCAACTTCGTAACCTCGATCTTCTAATTCATCCACAACTTCTTCTGGATATTCTTCCTCAGATTCCAGTTGAATCTTTTCATCTTCAACGTAGAAACGAGGTTGTTGAATCGCGTCTTCAATCGATTCTTTAAATGTAAGATTACGAATAAGTACCTCTGCAATCATCATCGGAATTCTTTTCCCACCCGGAGTACCTATTCCAATGACCGGTTTTCCATCTTTAGATAAGATTGTTGGCGCTGTAAAACTACGTGGACTCTTCCCGGGTTCGATTTTATTTGGAGAGTCACTGCTCTCACTGAAATTTTTCAGCTGATTATTTACAAAATAACCATCAACGTATTTTCCAGAACCAAAGAAATTACTAAGGGTGTGAGTCGCAGAAACCATGGTACCCTCTTTGTCGATAACTACGAAATGTGTCGTATTATCATGATCTTCCTCATCTGCTGGACTATCATTTACTTCATACTCGTCAGACAAATGTTCCATTGAAATATCTTCAGCTAATTCGCTAGAGTACTCCATGCTCGTTAACTTTTCTGTTTGAATATCTTCGAAAGCAGGATCTGCAATATTATCAATACGATCGTTATAACTTCTCTTTGTAATCTCTCCAACGATATGGATAAAATCTGCAGGTTCATCTACTGTTTCTTCTATATTCATCAATTCAGCCATCTGTAATGATTGAATCAGAGTAATTCCAGCTAAAGGGGCCGGGGCAGAATAAACATCATATCCTGCGAACTCTCCTTTAACGGGCTCTTGCTTTAATACTGAATAGGATTGTAAATCTTCACTCTTAATTTCATCTGTCGCTTCCAGAAAATTCTCACCTAGTTCACCTTCATAGAAAGAATCTGAACCTTTATTACTAAGCTTTCTTAACGTTTCAGCAAGCTCTTTCTGTTTCAGCGTTACACCAGGATTAATCGGTTTCCCCTTGGGGTAAAAGTGAGGAATATCACTTGTAGGCATTCGATACTGTGCCCCTTTCAATCGATCATAAAGGGCTTCATCAACTTCAAAACCGTCTTCTGCAATTTCAATTGCTGGTGTAATCAGTTGTTTCATATCAACTGTTCCATAATCTTCATGTAACGATTCCATTCCCTGAATTAAACCAGGGACTCCAGAATATCCGGAAGGCATGTTCCCATTTAATGGAGCATTTTCACGGTACATATAAGTGATCGGTTCATTGTCTTTAGGATAAATCAACATTTCTCCCCCACCGCCAATACCAGAGCCATAAGGCTCTACTACTCCAAGAACATAAGAGACCGCAATAGCAGCATCTACCGCATTTCCTCCATTTTTCATCACTTCCATACCAGCTTTAACCGCTAGAGGATGTGACGCACTAACTCCATAGCCTTCACTAGATTCTATAGGCTTTCCATCTTCTAAATCGAAATTTGGAGCAGTTGAGAACGGTAGATTTTCAGGGGGGAGACCATAAAACTTAAAGAAAGCACCCATACCAACTAAAAAGATAACCGACAGTAAGATAATGAATTTTTTACTTTCCAAGGGATTCTCCCTTCAATATATCTGAATGATCCACTTTCAAAATAATGCTTTCGCCTTCTTTAGACCATTCATGATCATCTAAATTCTTAGTCATTTGCCTCGTGATTTTAAAACTGTTATACCAATTTAAATCTGTCAAAGGCCTCGGCTGTGCATTTTTAATAGTTGCAGGAATAATCTCAAATTCTCCTGTTCCATCTTTGTACAAGTTATATTGTACTAGAGCCGTATCATGTGTTCTGGACCACCCTTGATCAAAAACAAAATTACCAAGACTATAGAAAATAGCCGTATCATTGTACATTTCGACTGTGGATAAAACATGTGGGTGATGACCAATAATCGCATCTGCCCCTGCATCTGAAATTGCGTGTGCTAATTCAACCTGTCTTGGATGAGGTTCATTCTCGTACTCAGCTCCCCAATGAATATTAACAAACACGAGGTCCGCATTCTTTTTTGCTTCATCAATCATTGGAATGAAATACTCAGGATTGGCTGCTAAAACGCCACCTT
This genomic interval carries:
- the ggt gene encoding gamma-glutamyltransferase; translation: MESKKFIILLSVIFLVGMGAFFKFYGLPPENLPFSTAPNFDLEDGKPIESSEGYGVSASHPLAVKAGMEVMKNGGNAVDAAIAVSYVLGVVEPYGSGIGGGGEMLIYPKDNEPITYMYRENAPLNGNMPSGYSGVPGLIQGMESLHEDYGTVDMKQLITPAIEIAEDGFEVDEALYDRLKGAQYRMPTSDIPHFYPKGKPINPGVTLKQKELAETLRKLSNKGSDSFYEGELGENFLEATDEIKSEDLQSYSVLKQEPVKGEFAGYDVYSAPAPLAGITLIQSLQMAELMNIEETVDEPADFIHIVGEITKRSYNDRIDNIADPAFEDIQTEKLTSMEYSSELAEDISMEHLSDEYEVNDSPADEEDHDNTTHFVVIDKEGTMVSATHTLSNFFGSGKYVDGYFVNNQLKNFSESSDSPNKIEPGKSPRSFTAPTILSKDGKPVIGIGTPGGKRIPMMIAEVLIRNLTFKESIEDAIQQPRFYVEDEKIQLESEEEYPEEVVDELEDRGYEVEYYDAGQYYGGVQSLIVNYEENMLYGGADQRRLGAWQVEK
- a CDS encoding N-formylglutamate amidohydrolase, whose protein sequence is MKLDLKKILEIEDQFSQNSYRGDVRSDQSVKVKQGVIPVMISAPHTTKQIRNGKEKEADVYTGALALILHEITGCHVILNTKLGEDPNYILGGHYKEVLGEHCLNHKVDLVIDVHGAAANRTFGVDLGTSNGKTLSKQKRDVMIDHFPKANIEATVNKRFTASHPGTITYHSSNALKMEAVQIEINRKYRDPRRELDLFVGMVGCLSGIIEMIINGK
- a CDS encoding C40 family peptidase, whose product is MHIEEKFSLKWLVIVFFTFLLVYQSEVSAEDNVSQKIISEAESHLGTPFFSGGDSPEGFNGSGFVYYVYRNSTDIYVPRYLSEQWDIGQEVERSALQPGDVVFFSNTYKEGISHNGIYLGDNQFIHVTTSKGVAIDSFDDSEYWESKYTGAKRYDNLAIDLTESPIAKEAIELLGTPYKSGGDTSSGFSSYGFIEYVFQKAEDIYIPSTRDNQWKAGEKVLRENLQPGDIIFFSNTYKSGLSHNGVYLGNHQFAHVTTSEGVTIDYLDQNSYYNERYTGARRYGSLKPDTDDVAAIEAINLVGSPYKSGGESPSGFDSSGFIEYVFQNGSDTLVPRKREDQWLVGEKVEKENLQPGDVVFFSDTYKPGIYIGKDQFVHVTTSSGVTIDYIDKNNYYRSKYTGAKRYDNLQLEVSDPVGELAISLIGSPYLSGGDSPEGFSSYGFIKYLFNESKGIVLPTSRDDQWKLGDDISKEDLKPGDVVFFSNTYKEGLSHNGIYLGQDQFAHVTTSAGVKVDYLDKNAYYSSRYTGARRYSDMQIQAVNDVTTEALSHLGAPYKSGGESIDGYDSSGYIQYVFQTVLETAIPRTTADQWKTGEEVSEDLQPGDVVFFSNTYKEGISHNGIYLGNDQFIHVTTSDGVVIDYLNKSNYYSSKYTGARRFNGLEIVAENPITKEAMNLIGSPYESGGEGPEGFNSSGYIQYVFEKAADIYIPRYTEDQSAVGETILLENLKPGDVVFFENTYKEGISHNGIYLGQDQFAHVTTSDGVTIDYLKKSNYYSSKFAYAKRYDELKLQLDIPIVSVAASYIGVPYELGTERMPDFFDCSSFVQHVLNEVYDVYLPRTSTDQWEVGEPVEKAELQPGDVVFFSDTYQPGISHNGIYVGNGQIIHANGQAGEVSVGYLDHNSYYSPKYTGSKRYNLENETTTNNIVTEAKRYLGVPYLSGGSTPEGFNASGYVQYVYAQNNIVLPNYGSQQIDIGTHVDKESLQPGDLVFFEGNYIHPGIYVGNNEFIHVTETYGVYISNLDESNYWAPKYKEARRIIE